In Bifidobacterium actinocoloniiforme DSM 22766, a genomic segment contains:
- a CDS encoding sugar ABC transporter ATP-binding protein: MSTEQDVILQMRHIVKRFGPVTALDDVNITVKRGQIFSVCGENGAGKSTLMNVLSGVYPYGSYEGEVVYDGQTCQFNTIRDSEAKGIVIIHQELALVPYMSITDNIFLGNPITKEAAIDDTAQRKVASEALQAVGLDENPDTLIANIGVGKQQLVEIAKALTKNVKLLILDEPTAALNDEDSAHLLGLIDDLRRNKGITAIIISHKLNEIAESADAVQVIRDGKTISHVDIDKEHPLDQDLLIRDMVGRPLTNRYPEHESSIGEEVFRVENWRVHHPLDVERLVAKDVCLNMRAGEIVGLAGLIGAGRTETAMSIFGHQYGVKASGHLYMGGQEVSFPTVRSAIDHGVAYATEDRKTYGLNLIKSIRENTSLASLKAMSHAGVIDREREARVSEDYRKQLRIKTPSIEVPTGNLSGGNQQKVVLAKWMATNPKLLILDEPTRGIDVGAKYDIYEIIDQLADKGSAVLVISSELPELLGICDRIYTMSQGIITACLDAKRTNQEELMRFMTSKEPMQQAV; this comes from the coding sequence GTGAGTACTGAGCAAGATGTGATTTTGCAGATGCGTCATATCGTGAAGCGCTTCGGACCGGTCACGGCTCTGGACGATGTGAATATCACAGTGAAACGCGGGCAAATTTTCTCGGTGTGCGGGGAGAACGGCGCAGGAAAATCCACGCTAATGAATGTGCTGTCTGGGGTGTACCCATACGGAAGCTACGAGGGTGAAGTGGTGTACGACGGGCAGACTTGCCAGTTCAACACCATAAGGGACTCGGAAGCCAAGGGCATCGTCATCATTCACCAGGAGCTGGCCCTCGTTCCGTACATGTCGATTACAGACAACATATTCCTCGGCAACCCCATCACGAAAGAGGCGGCCATCGACGATACCGCTCAGCGGAAGGTGGCATCAGAGGCCCTGCAAGCTGTGGGGCTGGATGAGAACCCGGACACGCTCATAGCCAACATCGGTGTGGGCAAGCAGCAGTTGGTCGAAATCGCTAAGGCGCTGACCAAGAATGTTAAACTGTTGATTCTTGATGAGCCAACAGCGGCGTTGAATGATGAGGATTCCGCGCATCTTCTGGGCCTCATCGACGATTTGCGTCGTAACAAGGGCATCACGGCCATCATCATCTCTCACAAGCTCAACGAAATCGCGGAATCGGCGGATGCCGTGCAAGTCATTCGTGACGGCAAAACCATTTCCCATGTTGATATCGACAAAGAACATCCGCTTGACCAGGATCTACTCATTCGGGACATGGTGGGTAGGCCTTTGACTAATCGCTATCCTGAACATGAGTCCTCAATCGGGGAGGAAGTGTTCCGGGTGGAGAACTGGAGGGTCCATCACCCATTGGACGTCGAACGTCTGGTTGCAAAGGACGTTTGCTTGAACATGCGGGCAGGCGAGATCGTTGGTCTTGCTGGATTGATTGGCGCTGGCAGGACCGAGACCGCCATGAGCATCTTCGGTCACCAGTACGGCGTCAAAGCCTCAGGCCATCTGTATATGGGAGGACAAGAGGTTTCGTTCCCAACTGTTCGCTCGGCTATCGACCACGGAGTCGCATATGCAACCGAAGACCGCAAGACTTATGGGCTGAATTTGATCAAATCCATACGCGAGAACACGTCGTTGGCATCTTTGAAAGCCATGAGCCATGCCGGTGTCATAGATCGGGAGCGAGAGGCGCGTGTGAGCGAGGATTATCGCAAACAGCTGCGTATCAAGACCCCGAGTATTGAGGTACCCACCGGTAATCTTTCTGGCGGTAATCAGCAGAAAGTAGTGCTTGCTAAGTGGATGGCCACAAATCCCAAGCTGCTGATTCTTGACGAACCAACGAGAGGCATCGATGTAGGCGCAAAGTACGATATTTACGAAATCATCGATCAGCTAGCCGACAAGGGCAGCGCGGTTTTGGTCATATCCTCCGAACTGCCTGAATTGTTGGGTATCTGCGATCGGATTTACACCATGAGTCAGGGCATCATCACGGCCTGCCTTGATGCTAAGCGCACCAACCAAGAAGAGTTGATGCGGTTCATGACATCCAAAGAGCCTATGCAACAGGCTGTCTGA
- a CDS encoding sugar-binding protein codes for MKKLVKAIGIAAIVALLIPASACGASRGGSGESASGGDPSKVTIGISMPEQQLERWQIDGDNLKKQLESYGYKVTLQFADGKTDLQSSQIQNMANQGAKYVVIASIDGTATGAAAEQAAANGAKVIAYDRLIMNTDAVDYYATFSLTDVGKMQGEYIVDKLGVKEGKKGPFNVELMSGSPTDNNAKYYYEGAWSVLEPYFKSGVFKAKSGKVPGSVKDWQSIGIDNWDRQKGQAEMENRINSFYNDGTKLDAVLAPNDAIALGTVNAVEGAGWNYFPIITGQDAEKANVRAIVQGKQSMTVYKDTRKLAKATAAMIKDLVDGKTPKAAGKFNNGNKDVPSQLLTPVSVDKSNIKKELVDSGYISASDAGM; via the coding sequence ATGAAAAAACTGGTAAAGGCAATTGGCATCGCCGCCATCGTGGCATTGTTGATTCCGGCCTCAGCGTGCGGCGCTTCCAGGGGAGGCTCGGGCGAATCTGCTTCCGGTGGTGACCCATCGAAGGTCACTATCGGTATTTCCATGCCTGAGCAGCAGTTGGAACGCTGGCAGATTGATGGCGACAACCTGAAGAAGCAACTGGAAAGCTATGGGTACAAGGTCACTTTACAGTTCGCGGATGGAAAGACGGATCTTCAGTCTTCCCAGATTCAAAATATGGCGAACCAGGGCGCTAAGTATGTGGTTATAGCTTCCATTGACGGTACGGCTACCGGGGCTGCAGCAGAGCAAGCGGCAGCTAATGGCGCCAAGGTCATAGCTTACGACAGGCTAATCATGAATACCGATGCTGTCGACTATTACGCGACTTTCTCGCTGACCGATGTAGGCAAGATGCAAGGCGAGTACATCGTGGATAAGCTGGGTGTGAAGGAAGGTAAGAAGGGCCCCTTCAACGTTGAACTCATGTCCGGCTCTCCAACCGATAACAATGCTAAATACTATTACGAAGGCGCTTGGTCTGTGTTGGAGCCATACTTTAAGTCAGGAGTGTTCAAGGCAAAGTCCGGCAAGGTGCCAGGCTCCGTTAAGGATTGGCAATCCATCGGCATTGATAATTGGGATCGCCAGAAGGGGCAAGCGGAGATGGAGAACCGCATTAACTCCTTCTACAACGATGGCACGAAACTGGATGCCGTGTTGGCTCCCAATGATGCTATAGCCCTGGGCACTGTCAATGCCGTCGAGGGCGCAGGCTGGAACTACTTCCCGATTATCACAGGACAGGATGCTGAAAAGGCCAATGTGCGCGCCATCGTGCAGGGCAAGCAATCCATGACGGTCTACAAGGATACGCGCAAGCTGGCTAAGGCCACCGCCGCTATGATCAAGGATTTGGTCGATGGCAAGACGCCCAAGGCCGCTGGCAAGTTCAACAACGGTAACAAGGATGTGCCCTCACAGTTGCTGACGCCCGTTTCCGTGGACAAGAGCAACATCAAGAAGGAGCTGGTTGATTCCGGCTACATCTCCGCGTCTGACGCAGGTATGTGA